A window of Gallus gallus isolate bGalGal1 chromosome 3, bGalGal1.mat.broiler.GRCg7b, whole genome shotgun sequence genomic DNA:
TTATATGCCTAAAtcctgttgggttttttttgtttgttttttagagcTCCTACACGGATATTATAGTTTCTTAAACTTGTTTAAGAAACTCGATAAAATACTGAGTATTTAGCAGTATTTTTGGATGATGAAAAGTAAAGAACTTAAATTTTaactatgagagtggtgaggtgctgggacaggctgcccagagaggctgtggatgccccatccctggaggtgttcaaggccacattgccctgggcagcctggtccagtatTAAGTGCagaggttggcggccctgcctgtggcagtggggttggagcttcatgatctttgaggtcccttccaacccgggccatactatgattctatgaaaagaatgGACCTAGTAAGGgctctgtcctgcagcaccaTTTGCTAAGATCTGAAGCCATATTAACTTCTTTATTCTCTTcttaaataagtatttttcagaattattgGATTAGTAAATTGTGGCGTTCCTTACAAGCCAGTGATCAAAACCTCCAGCAGAAGTTTGGAAGTACACCACTACATGAAAGTgtattgtttttcattgttgACACGCGGGTATACTTCTTGATTATGAAAGACACTTTGTTGAAATAACTTCTTGGTAGAAACCTTCAAATACCAGAGTCTGGAAGGCCTCAAAAGCATCTCACTTTGACTCCTAGTTAGAGaccattgtatgattctttttaaaaagcagtgtgGCCAATCTGACTATTATTTTTACTGTCCCTGTCCGCTACACTGTAAAAGCATTACATATAAATTGAATAAGGAAATATGATGTTGTAAGTCACCTTCTTTTTACTTAGAAACATGCTAGGACTTCTTCCTCTAAACCTTATTGCCAACTTATTCCCATGTTTTAGCATTCAGAAGGAATGAGTGGAAAGAGAGCTGGAGTTCCTGGAGTGGAAATTTCACAGTGGATTTCTTAGTCTTAAAACTGAGCAAGGTGATGCTTGCAGGTGCTGAGAGCCCTTTAAACATTCccatctccagctgctccaagaGCTTGAGAAGCTCTATTGATCTGGATGGTGAGATGATGGGTAAATTCAGTACTGACAAATGCAGAATAACCAGCCTTGGAAGGCAAAATAATTTGCAGATACTTCGCAGGATTCTCTGTGGAAGTGCGTCAGTTTAGACTATGGTGTAAACACTggggaaaacaagcagaattCTAGAATACAAGTAATGAGATAGAGAGGATTATGAAAGactgcattgctgctgtttgctggtaGAGCTTAATTTGGAATACTGAGGGCAGTTTTTATTCTgtataaaacaaaatcagaaggGTCTTAAGCACATGTGAATGTTTAAAGGATATAGGAAAACTTCCATAAAGATAGACAAGCTGGGGTTATTTCAAGTTCTCTGATTTTTAAAGTCCAAATTACTGTAGCATAAAGACTAGCACGAGCTGCACTTTACAGATATTGAAGAATGAATaatggttgcttttttttggcCCCCGCTTAAGCTACCCGAAGAAGTGAGCAGTAAGCaaatttctctttccctttttccagtcttaTCCAAaacccttcctcttcctccccctgcACACGTGCACCTTGTTGGAAATGGTTTGAAGGGTAACAGACTCACGAAGTACGGGCACAATGATCGAAATAACATGGCAGCTTAGTGCTTCTCATCCAGGGAGTTTCCTAACCGTTGGCTTATCACAAGCTGGAGGCAAAAGTGGACTCTTagaggagaaacagagaaaccTCTCACACTTTACATATGTTTaatgtgattttgttttcatgtttgtttgttgatttttatGCGTTTGTAATCTATCTGTGTATTTTTAGGAGCCCAGGCTTGTGTTCTTGTGTTTTCTACAACTGACAGAGAGTCCTTCAAAGCAATCCCTACCTGGAAGGAAAAAGTGATGACTGAAGTTGGAGACATTCCCACAGTTCTTGTGCAGAATAAGATCGATCTTTTGGATGACTCTTGTATAAAGAAGTAAGATTTTTATCTTACTGCCTTTAAAGAACAATATATTGCCCCTCTATACACATGCTTAAAAAAGGTCTGTGGGTgttcatagaatgaatcatagaactgtagaatggcctgggttgaaaaggactgtagtgatcatctagtttcaacccccctgccacaggcagggttcCTGGTGAAGACTTCTGATCGGTAGGTTATCAAACCCAAGCCCTGCATCCAGATGTGCCCTGGAAGCACAGGTACTTGGTATTCCTGCAGGAGTGCAGTTACTTGGGCAGATGTTTGCCCAGGTAGGAACTTCTCTtagcttctttccttcttctgaacTATCAACCTGAAAAATGGAGCAAATGCATCAAGAGTTTGCTTGTGCCACGATacgattattttttttctaatcaaaAATCGTAAGACTGTAAACTTCCTCTCCTGTTAAAGCTTACTTCTACTGTTGAACTGCTGTGCATTGTGCAGTTTGATCAGTGAAGGCCTACTGAAATGGTCAAGAGGTTTGAGACAGGCTGTTTGAATAAGTATCGTAATattctttgctctgctttccttcagtttgtttttattgctcgTTTTTATCAAATGTAACTATAGAAATCTGTATCTGTTAATATTCTCAAACTGACTGCTGCTGATGCTTCTTggttatcttttttctttacagattttACTGTCAGTTCATTCTGCCTTCGTATATATGTTCAGTTACATTACTGCCATAAAATCAGCTTAACAAATGTTAACTTTCATTTGCCACAATATAACATCCTTTGGAAAACACGGCATGATTCAGCATTCTCCGCTTTATTTCTTCCATCTTCCTGAGAGGTGTACATTAATTCTTCTTTTTGCCATTTCCTACGCTGGTGTTCTTCATTCTGTTTGCTCTCACTGATGTAAGTCAGCTTTTACTCCCTCTGCAAAGAACACTGAggatttttttcaaacaaacagcaaaattacattttttaactCCTCCTATATCTATGGTACATCACTCAGGTTTTGTTCTCTGAACACACCCTCTGCCTCAGTAACTCCATCTTTCTGATGATTTGATTTCCCTTAGTGAAGTTCTCATGTTTCCTCACCTTTTCCTTAAAATTTAGCACAAATTGCCTTTCCCTTCACAGGAAACAAATAACTCTtctgctttattaaaaataattaagaagcACTTTTTGGTTATTTTGACTTTACAGTAGTAATTGTTCTGTTGTAGTGCTCTGTTAATTAcagcctctttcttttttatttcactgactGCTGTCTTAGGACCCTTGGGGAATTTTAGTTAATAAAGTCAATAAACGCTGAAAAACAATTGGCTTTGTTCCTTACAATACTGCATGTATTGTAGAGATTATTAATTGCAGAGAAATTAAGCATCAGTTATTTTTTGATGGTCTGAGCTTCTTAGCCTACTAAGTTACCGTGTTCACTCTGACACAAAGTGTTTTGTCTGTAAGAACAAATGATAGAAATTAATGTTTATGATGACAAATGATAGACATTAGTATTTATGAAGTCGTTTTCTGTTGTGCAGTGAAGAGGCAGAAGCACTGGcaaaaaagctgaaattaagGTTCTACCGAGCATCTGTGAAGGAGGACCTCAACGTCACCGAAGGTAGGAGACACGACAGAGATGGTGTCTGTCCTGTCCTTCACTGTATCTCTTTGTTGCTTTTGCATGCTGTTGGCAATCCTTATTGCTTCAGTAGCTTGATATCACTGTGATATGCCTGTTTCTGTGTGTACATCTTTCCTTTCTATTCTGTGAATGGTGCAGAGCTTCAACGTTTAGAAATGCCAATGTTTTTTTTGGGCTTCTTGGCACTGTTGACCATCAGTGAGCAGTGGGCTTTTAAACGTGTATACACAGAAGTTCAATTATGACAGCGTATGAATTGTTGAACGTATTAATTTATGACTGTTAATAGTTAAGAAATAATTTGTATAAATTATTTCATAGTTCAGTCATATTAAATTAAAGTACACTAAAATTAGAATCTGTTGCAGTCTGTTGTCTATTGATGGTACCTTAGTAATTCCCCAGTCTCACTTTTTAATGTGTATATTTAGATCTGGGTTGAGATTGTTTGGGTCCTGGTTGGTACGTGGGCCTGCCAGGGAAGAATCATTAGATTGTGTTAAACCTGGCGTGTGAAACGGGCTTTTGTCACCAAGCAACAGTTGATGTGAGGGTGGTATTATTGATACAggtattatttttaagtgtacCCTGATgtacctttcttctttttactatTCCAGTTTTTAAGTATTTGGCTGATAAATATCTTCAAAGGCTCAAGCAGCAAACGGCTGAAGAACCAGAACTAGTACATACAAGCAGTAACAAGATTGGTATGTATGCTGTAATAAatcacacacgcacacaaatacaaacaaaaaactccagTAGACAGTATTTTATGCCATCAAAATTTGTGGTCTCATCTGTTGCCTTAAGGAGTTATATGGTGGCTGGGGTCTGATAATTACCTTCCTGTCTTAATGtgtcctctcctttctttttgtaaagtAACTTTGTGACTGTACAGTTACAAGGTTGCCGAATAGCCGGAGTGAAGTTTCTAGCTAACATTTGGCTATGGTCCTTTTATTAAATTCTTTTAAACGTTGTCTAAGGATTTGAGAAGGGATGCTTGCTGGGTTTCTTTAATGCAATTACTGTTGGTGTTACTCATTTTGGTGCAGATGTAAGAGACTCGCTATGAAAGAATCTGGGACATAATAAAAAGGTCTTTGTAAACTTTGTCTTGAGTAGAACACCACCGAACTTCCGTAGCCCTTCAACAACAGCCTTTCTGAGTTtgttcatctcttttctttaaatcacttcatttttattcagtCTTTTTTCCATACCTTTATCTCAGCAGTTTCTAACtttaaaatgtctgtgtttctcTGTATTACTCAGCTAAGCAtaattttgttgccatgcaattAGTAGCATGCATTTACCTGGATGAGTGCGTGTGCTCCCCTTCAATTACACAGGTGTTGTGTACTAGCTTTAAATACTGCCTGCCTAGTCATACCACCTGGCTCTACTTCAAGCTTAGTTGCAAAATTGACCAGAAAAACagcgtttgtttttttttttcctctttgttttggtttgtccATGCCTCTGAGGTGAACTACTGTGAGTTAGTAATTGTTGCATCTTAGGTGTTAATGTATTACactgcagggagaaaagaaatacaaaagctcTTCTTGCCTTCAACTTTCCATAGGTGTTTTCAATACAGCCATTGGAAGTCACCCCAACCAGAATTCCAACACTCTTAACGGTGGAGACGTCATCAACCTCAGACCAAACAAGCAGagaaccaagaaaagcagaagtctttttAGCAACTGCAGCATACCTTAGGCTGCTttgggagggaaaagaaaagagcgaCCGTGAATTGGATGAAGTTGTGCAATTGAATACAGAGTAAAGCTTTAGAGGTATTTTACCAGTGCTTTAGCAAATCTTGTGCCTATGGGATCCTTGCTTGGTGGAGTTATCTAAAATTGCTGATGCGGTGTTTTTTGGTGTGTAGAGTGAGACACCTGGTGGCAAAGCGCTGAACCGTGGCTGCCCCGTGCACTTTTTAACAATTACTAAGCAAACTTCTCCATTTTGAAGGAATTAATTACAGAGCTATGAACCAGGTTTTGCAGAATTGAGAAGCACATTTAAACGTAAAGATAATGCACACACGTAGGTACAGACCATAACATTATGGCCCAAGATAAAGTAGCAACCTCGTAACTAAATTTCAAAGGAAATGGTAGCATTGGTTAGCCAGGACACTAAGAAGTTAGCAGAAGAGCAAAGTGAAGACATCACATTTTATGCCTTTCTCCGTTAGCGTGGATTCTGGTGGTTCAGTCAGTGCAATATACTCGTGGTCTGTGTATGCTTGTGGAGGTCTGTATGTACATGTTGGCTATGAATACTTTTGCTAAATTCGGGTGTATTCGATACGTGGAGGTCAGCTACTGATTATCAGATAGCATCTGCACaagaatttttccttttaaaatgttacctTTCAGATGaggctctcccagctgctgctgtgtgtgttggACTCGCTATGCCTGGGCCTAAACGCTTAGATTTAAAAATGGACAGTGCCAAAAATGCTCCTCCTTATTACCGAATGCTTCATTGCAGATGTTTTCctaagtttgtttttcctcagtcttAACAGGTTGACCAAATAAGTGTTTGACACTAATAGATATCCAGATGGAACATACAGTCATGTTCCTGTCCAAGTGTGATTGCTGTATCCCGTATCATCCATGAAAAAGGAACTTGCAAAGTGTCACAAAGTTCTTATCCTCTTTGGAGAAATTTCTCGTAGGTCCTGCAAACTGGCTTACAGAGGATCCAAAGCACACAGCTCATAACTGATTTACACTAATGAGACATTCCTTAACGTTGTTGCTGCTACTCACAGAGAATCTAATTCTGCAAGATTGGagacatggcaaaaaaaaatgttccaagTACGTAAGTAAGTTTATAGAACTGATTTAGACATTTGGGAGCCCAAATCTAAATCAAAGATATTTGGGTTTAGGTTCCTAAATCACTACggtgcttttaaaaatgctaagCAAGATATCTCTTATTTaccaaaaataaacactttttaaTCCTCTACAAGAGCATGCATGCCTTTTAGAAATACCCGTTTTGTTTACATGGTTTTGTATTGTATTATACAATTTTAACTTTCTAGGGTTTCTATATCAAACCTGCCAGTGACAAATGCAAAATATGCTGCTTGAAACAAATCAGAACTTTAATAGTTTTTTAAAGAGTGTATGAGAGTGAGAATGACTCGACTGATCCTGTATATTTTTGGAGGAAGGACTTTTCACTGTGTGAATTCATATAGGGAGCTtgacttattttatttctaagtcAATGAGTAGGAGAACTGCAATGTACTCTTGTCCCACTGTCTGCAGGGAAAGAAGTGGGTGGCAAGTTATGCACAAACACTACAGATCTCTGAACGCTGTATTTGATGTTTACTCTATTAGACTTCCTACCGAGTACCTTTGTGTCTCTGGCGAGCTGTCACAGCATCTCCAGTTGCTGGCAGGAAGGTGGTCCTGTAGGCGCTCGGTACCCTTTGCTGTTGCAGCAAAATGTGTTCTTCACCATATTGTTTCCTGCGTTCTCTCTTGGATAGatgcctttatttttaacaagtgCATTTAATCACTGTACGTATGTATAAATGGAGTCAAGTCTTACTTGTAACGTTTTAAGTTAGGTACTTAAGATATGGAAACAAACAGACCTATGATTGTACATAATGGAGCAGTCTTATAACTTCAGGATGTAGGGTAGAAGGTGTGCATTAAGAACTTTGacagttgtttttaatatgGAACCTTTTACGTTTCATTGTCTGTTTGTTAGTTTAACCtttatatttgcttttcctgaaaaagCATACGAACTCACCAAGTGTCTGAAGCATTTTTCTTGCCTTGTTCGACTTTGTACAGAGTACTGAAAAATCTTTATGTATAATGACCATCTGTACTATGACATATTATTCATCAGCCATTGTACGATGACTAAGCCATTTGTATTGAAGGTCCTTTGCTATAAACTACTATTTTAAGGAATGAAAACTCAATGGAAATTTTCATAGATGACAGACTTGCTAAATTTAGGATACACTGAAATTCAGTACATGCATGTTTTAATCTAGGAATATATATTTGAAGTGTTGGGCAACAGCGAGTTTTAATTTCACTCCCACCATAAGCTAAAGTGGCTCTTTCTTTGTGGAGGTTTGCAGTGCTTAATTTCCAGTATGACTGAGGTGGAGACTGTCcaaataagcattttttctgGAGAT
This region includes:
- the RAB23 gene encoding ras-related protein Rab-23 isoform X1, with protein sequence MLEEDMEVAIKVVVVGNGAVGKSSMIQRYCKGIFTKDYKKTIGVDFLERQIQVNDEEVRLMLWDTAGQEEFDAITKAYYRGAQACVLVFSTTDRESFKAIPTWKEKVMTEVGDIPTVLVQNKIDLLDDSCIKNEEAEALAKKLKLRFYRASVKEDLNVTEVFKYLADKYLQRLKQQTAEEPELVHTSSNKIGVFNTAIGSHPNQNSNTLNGGDVINLRPNKQRTKKSRSLFSNCSIP